The genomic window GGGGCCTTCGGTTCTGTGGTGGGCGGGATCGTGAGTTTCTTCGCCACCTTCATCAACATCCATCAATTGTATGCCAAACAGGAGCTGGTGCGGCCCATTCTGGACGAGCCGGTCGAAGGCGGTACCTGCAAAACCGATCCGGGACGGCTGGACGGGCAGTTGCAGTTGGCGCGCGTCACTTTCCGCTACAGCGGCGACGGTCCCCGTGTGCTGCACGAGGTCTCCCTGAAGGTGCAGCCGGGGGAGTTCATGGCCCTGGTGGGCCCCTCCGGCAGCGGCAAGTCCACCATTCTCAAGCTGCTGCTGGGCTTCGAGTTTCCCGAAAGCGGACAGATTCTCTTCGACAAGAAGGATATCTCCGATCTCGACATGCTGCTGGTGCGCCGTCAGGTGGGGGTGGTGCTGCAGGATGGCCGCATCAACGCGGGCACCATCTACCACGCCATTTCCGGAGCCAGCAGCTTGAGCATGGACGAGGCCTGGGAGGCGGCGGAGGCGGCGGGGTTCGCCGAGGATATCAAAGCTTTTCCCATGGGCATGCACACCCTGTTGTCCGAGGGGGCGACCACCCTTTCCGGGGGGCAACGGCAGCGTCTGCTCATCGCCCGCGCCCTGGCCACCAAACCCCGCATCGTCTTTTTCGACGAAGCCACCAGCGCCCTGGACAACCGCACCCAGGCCATCGTCACCGAAAGCCTGCGGCAGAGGAAGATCACCCGCGTCGTGGTGGCTCATCGGCTGACCACCATCATGGACGCCGACCGCATCTACGTGCTGGACAAGGGTGAGGTGGTGGAGGAGGGGAATTTCGAGGAGCTTATGGCGCGCAAGGGCTTGTTTCAACGCATGGCCAGCCGGCAGTTGGCTTGACGGCCATGAGCCGCGCCACGCTTTTGCGGGCCTGGTGGATCTTCTTCGCCGGCAGCGTGCTGTTGTTATCCCTGCTGTTTGCGTGGCGACCCTTGTGGATAAGGGAGGCTCTGTTCGGCCTCTCCCTGCTGCAACTGGTGGTCGGGCTCACCCTGGCGCGTCGCGGCGGGGTGGCGCCCGAGGGACTCTTCACCGGACGGGGCTGGGGTGTGGCTCTGGGGATCCTCGCGCTGTTGCTGCTGCTCGAACAGGTGGTGGTGGCGCATGCCTTCGGCCCGCGTCAGGGATGGCTGCAGGCCGCGATCGAGCTGGTGCGTCGGGTGGTGTTGATCGGCTTCGTGGAGGAGTTGTGGTTCCGTGGCGTTTGGATGGCGCTCTTCCGGGAGCGCATGGCGATTTCCATCGGCCTTGGCAGCCTGCTCTTCGGGCTGATGCACCTGCCCGGTAGTGGGGAAGCGGTGGTTTATACCACCGGGGTGGGGCTGCTCTTCGCGGCGGCGAGGCAGCGGGGGGCTTCCATCCTGACCCTGGCTCTGGCCCATGGCGCTCTGGACTGGATCAACCGGGTGGTCTTTCCGGGGAGCGCCTTTCGAATGGGGCCGGTTGCCTCGATGACCCTTTACGCCGCCGTTTGCCTGACGGCTACGGTTGTC from Magnetococcales bacterium includes these protein-coding regions:
- a CDS encoding CPBP family intramembrane metalloprotease — encoded protein: MTAMSRATLLRAWWIFFAGSVLLLSLLFAWRPLWIREALFGLSLLQLVVGLTLARRGGVAPEGLFTGRGWGVALGILALLLLLEQVVVAHAFGPRQGWLQAAIELVRRVVLIGFVEELWFRGVWMALFRERMAISIGLGSLLFGLMHLPGSGEAVVYTTGVGLLFAAARQRGASILTLALAHGALDWINRVVFPGSAFRMGPVASMTLYAAVCLTATVVLLWRDNQSPRLP